A single Crateriforma conspicua DNA region contains:
- a CDS encoding glycosyltransferase family 2 protein, whose amino-acid sequence MNPPKVTAIITVYNEQQWIRCAVDSLLNQSLRDIEVLVLDDGSDDDTPAILDSIDDDRLQVVRCGRLGRAAALARAVELATGRYIANLDADDVAYPDRLRDQAAFLDANPDHAWIGGGEEREDTQRDEHYVRLYPESDADVRRMSAKCIPYCHSAVTFRKSLLDQGLNYDPDQPFLIDFEFFLRVAARHKVANLPHAVVKRRAHAKSYFQRSFTYGQQNRELSRLCRIARRQFNLPVWMEAYPLARTVYPMIPAAIKTPIRRALGLDEGGES is encoded by the coding sequence GTGAATCCACCTAAAGTCACCGCCATCATCACCGTCTACAACGAACAGCAATGGATTCGCTGCGCGGTGGACAGCCTGTTGAATCAATCGCTGCGCGACATCGAAGTGCTGGTCTTGGACGACGGCAGCGATGATGACACACCCGCGATCCTGGATTCGATTGACGACGACCGCCTACAAGTCGTCCGCTGTGGACGCCTGGGGCGCGCGGCGGCACTGGCCCGCGCCGTCGAATTGGCCACCGGCCGCTACATCGCCAACCTGGACGCCGACGATGTGGCTTATCCGGATCGCTTGCGAGACCAAGCCGCGTTTCTGGACGCGAACCCCGATCACGCCTGGATCGGCGGCGGCGAAGAACGCGAGGACACCCAACGCGACGAACACTACGTCCGCTTGTACCCCGAATCCGACGCCGATGTCCGCCGGATGTCGGCCAAGTGCATCCCGTATTGCCACAGTGCGGTGACGTTTCGCAAATCCCTGTTGGACCAGGGCCTGAATTACGATCCCGACCAACCGTTCCTGATCGATTTCGAATTTTTCCTGCGGGTCGCGGCGCGGCACAAGGTCGCCAACCTGCCTCATGCTGTGGTCAAACGCCGGGCCCACGCCAAAAGCTATTTTCAGCGGTCGTTCACCTACGGCCAACAGAACCGCGAACTGTCACGACTGTGCCGAATCGCCCGGCGACAGTTCAACTTACCGGTTTGGATGGAAGCGTACCCGCTGGCCCGGACCGTGTACCCGATGATCCCCGCCGCCATCAAAACGCCGATCCGACGGGCGCTGGGCTTGGATGAGGGGGGGGAGAGTTAA
- a CDS encoding four helix bundle protein, giving the protein MAGFEDLKVWQRSVDLSVDLYVALKHCTDGGFKDQLTRSGLSVPSNIAEGMERATIADQCKFLNYARSSCSECRTQVIVGKRAGLLRVDDATRWETETREISAMISGLIRSIRKSET; this is encoded by the coding sequence ATGGCCGGTTTTGAAGATTTGAAGGTGTGGCAGCGAAGTGTGGACTTGAGCGTCGATTTGTATGTGGCGCTGAAGCACTGCACGGATGGCGGTTTCAAGGATCAATTGACGCGATCCGGATTATCGGTCCCCTCCAATATCGCCGAAGGCATGGAACGGGCCACCATCGCAGACCAATGCAAGTTCTTGAACTACGCTCGATCGTCGTGCAGCGAATGTCGGACGCAAGTCATCGTTGGAAAAAGAGCGGGCCTGTTGAGAGTGGACGATGCGACACGATGGGAAACTGAAACACGGGAAATCAGTGCCATGATCTCGGGCCTCATTCGCTCCATCCGGAAATCAGAAACCTAA
- a CDS encoding O-antigen ligase family protein: protein MLEDYFLIVVCVAVLAGLAFVVAGFRQPMLFYYGGLFGTAVLKTPELPVVREKVTIVEVCMLLLWLCWPLLAKGRIRSVMVPQILRLGGAFCVVCLTSSLLATLTAPPALQSPKMTAYSLLEAINYCYGVAILWTTVNVLDTWQRWIGAIAAWLAGMTLASGVGVAAVVGVAPGWAYEETGRINSTLKNENQVPSMILPTLLVAILAAVRIGGGGAARLAMLGVAGAAMLTAIGTGSRTAALMIVLAGVGVYWVVASATQVRQVVQSFILANLAVVLSGLVVFYFWFAWSRYDGEYSLVKTPSWQRPAVLLIEWYSGSRNLDDTRPRQIRNAMEYFWNSPVLGTGPKYGSYYAETGGEVHNTYFSLMLETGFLGLGCFLSLIALAFWEGYRRGRQCPYPWFAMLSQALLVGLLLLCLYNATILGLRQRNIWFLLGMIYAFCDLVAAGAVPSPVMPHWLPRGAYAFFYDTPSRPGTMTAAAPMTIGATGGVGRGQ, encoded by the coding sequence TTGCTCGAAGACTACTTCCTGATCGTCGTTTGCGTTGCCGTGTTGGCGGGTCTGGCCTTTGTCGTGGCCGGGTTCCGCCAGCCGATGCTGTTCTATTACGGCGGGCTGTTTGGCACTGCGGTGCTTAAGACGCCTGAACTGCCGGTCGTGCGAGAAAAGGTCACGATCGTGGAGGTGTGCATGTTGCTGTTGTGGCTGTGCTGGCCGCTGCTGGCCAAGGGCCGCATCCGGTCGGTGATGGTGCCCCAAATCTTGCGGCTCGGTGGGGCATTTTGCGTCGTGTGCTTGACGTCTTCGTTATTGGCAACCCTGACCGCACCGCCGGCGCTACAGTCGCCCAAGATGACGGCGTATTCGCTGTTGGAGGCGATCAACTATTGCTATGGCGTGGCGATCCTGTGGACGACGGTCAACGTGCTGGACACCTGGCAACGGTGGATCGGGGCGATCGCCGCCTGGCTGGCCGGAATGACGCTGGCATCCGGCGTGGGCGTCGCCGCGGTCGTCGGCGTCGCGCCGGGCTGGGCGTATGAGGAAACGGGGCGGATCAATTCGACCCTGAAGAACGAAAATCAGGTGCCTTCGATGATCCTGCCGACCTTGCTGGTCGCGATTCTTGCAGCGGTACGGATCGGCGGCGGTGGTGCCGCGCGGCTGGCGATGCTGGGCGTGGCCGGCGCCGCAATGCTAACGGCGATCGGGACGGGCAGCCGGACGGCCGCCCTGATGATCGTCTTGGCCGGGGTGGGGGTTTACTGGGTGGTGGCCAGTGCGACGCAGGTACGGCAGGTGGTCCAATCGTTCATCCTGGCCAATCTGGCGGTGGTGCTGTCGGGCCTGGTGGTGTTTTATTTCTGGTTCGCTTGGTCCCGCTATGACGGTGAATACTCGCTGGTGAAAACACCCTCTTGGCAGCGTCCGGCGGTGCTGTTGATTGAGTGGTATTCGGGATCCAGAAATCTGGACGACACCCGCCCGCGACAAATCCGAAACGCCATGGAGTACTTTTGGAACTCGCCCGTTTTAGGTACCGGCCCCAAATACGGTTCTTACTATGCAGAAACCGGTGGCGAGGTGCACAACACCTATTTCAGTCTGATGCTGGAGACCGGCTTTTTGGGGCTGGGATGTTTTCTGTCGCTGATTGCGTTGGCGTTTTGGGAGGGGTACCGCCGGGGACGACAGTGTCCCTATCCTTGGTTCGCCATGCTATCGCAGGCTTTGCTGGTGGGACTATTATTGTTGTGCTTGTACAACGCGACGATCCTGGGATTGCGGCAGCGGAACATTTGGTTCCTGCTGGGCATGATCTATGCGTTTTGTGACTTGGTGGCCGCCGGCGCGGTGCCTTCACCGGTGATGCCCCACTGGTTGCCCCGCGGCGCGTACGCCTTCTTCTACGACACCCCCAGTCGCCCCGGCACGATGACCGCCGCCGCCCCGATGACCATCGGGGCGACGGGGGGAGTTGGCAGGGGGCAGTGA
- a CDS encoding PEP-CTERM sorting domain-containing protein (PEP-CTERM proteins occur, often in large numbers, in the proteomes of bacteria that also encode an exosortase, a predicted intramembrane cysteine proteinase. The presence of a PEP-CTERM domain at a protein's C-terminus predicts cleavage within the sorting domain, followed by covalent anchoring to some some component of the (usually Gram-negative) cell surface. Many PEP-CTERM proteins exhibit an unusual sequence composition that includes large numbers of potential glycosylation sites. Expression of one such protein has been shown restore the ability of a bacterium to form floc, a type of biofilm.), with translation MTLTLNVTAAVNNTNTAVLNLGTSNGLGVDITNVNGQENANFIDDGRGTESVEFAVASSTGTDTSVRLTGIGFGNLTSAQDEAMLEIAGVTTSVVQSDLMSGSLSLSQLLNIGDSFEISHAEGNGFSILSLTFEAAGVTPVPEPTTLVLIGLAGGGAAALRRRKRQHAC, from the coding sequence GTGACTCTGACGCTAAACGTTACTGCTGCGGTCAATAACACGAACACGGCAGTTTTGAATCTGGGTACAAGCAATGGCTTGGGGGTCGACATTACCAACGTCAACGGTCAAGAAAATGCCAATTTTATTGACGACGGACGCGGTACGGAGTCGGTGGAGTTCGCCGTTGCATCGAGCACCGGGACGGACACATCCGTCCGATTGACGGGAATTGGCTTTGGTAATCTCACGTCCGCGCAAGATGAAGCAATGCTTGAAATTGCCGGCGTCACCACCTCCGTGGTGCAAAGTGATCTGATGAGCGGTTCACTGTCGTTGTCCCAATTGCTGAACATTGGGGACTCGTTTGAGATTTCGCATGCAGAGGGCAACGGGTTTTCAATTCTTTCCTTGACCTTCGAAGCCGCCGGTGTCACCCCCGTCCCCGAACCGACGACGTTGGTCCTGATCGGATTGGCCGGTGGCGGTGCGGCAGCCTTGCGGCGCCGCAAGCGACAGCACGCCTGTTGA
- a CDS encoding PEP-CTERM sorting domain-containing protein (PEP-CTERM proteins occur, often in large numbers, in the proteomes of bacteria that also encode an exosortase, a predicted intramembrane cysteine proteinase. The presence of a PEP-CTERM domain at a protein's C-terminus predicts cleavage within the sorting domain, followed by covalent anchoring to some some component of the (usually Gram-negative) cell surface. Many PEP-CTERM proteins exhibit an unusual sequence composition that includes large numbers of potential glycosylation sites. Expression of one such protein has been shown restore the ability of a bacterium to form floc, a type of biofilm.), translated as MKCVIGIFALAGAGIFATAGHAAFVFDFAGAAGSTLHSSQSGQVAVTDPSSGITLTLNAEAIVQGSTGVFFQSTSSSRAFGINESAGGDAASAIDGDNGVESARFFISADMPLASLQMVGFEVSGTGLGESGRFVIDGGSTTNFTDEDVLAVNELILAGQELSLEFVSGNGFSLVSMTFDAAGVTPVPEPTTLVLIGLAGGGAAALRRRKRPHAC; from the coding sequence ATGAAATGCGTAATTGGTATTTTTGCCCTCGCAGGGGCAGGCATTTTTGCGACTGCCGGTCACGCCGCCTTCGTGTTTGATTTTGCTGGTGCAGCGGGATCAACACTCCACAGCAGTCAGTCCGGGCAAGTGGCCGTGACGGATCCTAGCTCTGGTATCACCCTGACGTTGAATGCGGAGGCAATTGTACAAGGCTCAACGGGAGTCTTCTTTCAAAGCACTTCATCCTCAAGAGCGTTTGGGATCAATGAGAGCGCTGGTGGAGACGCTGCTTCTGCGATCGACGGCGACAATGGTGTTGAATCGGCAAGGTTTTTCATTAGCGCTGATATGCCTTTGGCTTCCTTGCAGATGGTGGGTTTCGAAGTCTCCGGGACTGGGCTAGGTGAATCGGGAAGATTCGTGATTGATGGCGGTTCCACCACCAATTTCACGGATGAAGATGTTCTGGCTGTCAATGAACTGATCTTGGCTGGTCAGGAACTCTCTCTGGAGTTCGTTTCCGGAAATGGCTTCAGCCTTGTGTCAATGACCTTCGACGCCGCCGGTGTCACCCCCGTCCCCGAACCGACAACGTTGGTCCTGATCGGATTGGCCGGTGGCGGTGCGGCAGCCTTGCGGCGCCGCAAGCGACCGCACGCCTGTTGA
- a CDS encoding glycosyltransferase family 4 protein, with protein sequence MKRYLFVESYPHVIAGQQRTLLSLLQRCRRHDIEPVVLTPGPGAYVDHLRDAGFEVHVAAYPESLGRYGGAIYRDGIRGRVSVMRQTAGYVWGLRSVLRQLDPAAVFYNDMRGLLTVGVAAKTMGVAGMIWDKLDKPHGKLDWFQLPLVRKNPIISGPVAMKYPAWQRRIWGNRICRVPNGVDYGRFQNQPDIRSDLGWSPEQCVFGIVGTITRRKGHDILRRAWQTIAADHPHARVVAIGSWQDDPVDTEFYRSLEPDSVDRFDFLGQRPDVPELMNAIDVLIIPSRHEGLGQVTLEAMACGKPVIGSRTGGIQETIVDDETGLLFETGDVDALAAAMARLAGDADLRRSMGQAGRKRAIEHYDRGEKMDQILGMLRELGE encoded by the coding sequence TTGAAACGCTATCTTTTCGTCGAAAGCTATCCGCACGTCATTGCGGGCCAGCAGCGGACGTTGCTGTCGTTGTTGCAACGTTGCCGGCGGCACGACATCGAACCGGTGGTGCTGACGCCGGGGCCGGGAGCCTATGTCGATCACTTGCGGGACGCGGGCTTCGAGGTCCACGTCGCGGCGTATCCGGAATCGCTCGGACGTTACGGCGGGGCGATCTATCGCGATGGGATCAGGGGGCGTGTTTCGGTCATGCGCCAGACGGCCGGATACGTTTGGGGGTTGCGGTCGGTGCTGCGGCAACTGGATCCGGCGGCCGTGTTCTACAACGACATGCGGGGGCTTTTGACGGTCGGGGTGGCGGCGAAGACGATGGGCGTTGCCGGAATGATCTGGGACAAGCTGGACAAACCGCACGGCAAACTGGACTGGTTCCAACTGCCTCTGGTCCGCAAGAACCCGATCATCTCCGGTCCGGTCGCGATGAAGTACCCGGCCTGGCAACGGCGAATTTGGGGAAACCGGATCTGCCGCGTCCCCAACGGCGTCGACTACGGCCGTTTTCAAAACCAGCCGGATATTCGGTCAGACTTGGGCTGGAGTCCCGAACAGTGCGTCTTCGGCATTGTCGGAACGATCACGCGGCGAAAAGGACACGACATCCTGCGGCGTGCCTGGCAAACGATCGCGGCGGATCATCCGCATGCCCGTGTGGTCGCCATCGGGTCTTGGCAAGACGATCCGGTCGACACCGAGTTTTACCGGTCACTGGAACCGGATTCTGTCGATCGGTTCGATTTTTTGGGACAGCGACCGGATGTCCCCGAGTTGATGAATGCGATCGACGTCTTGATCATCCCGTCGCGTCACGAGGGACTGGGACAAGTCACGTTGGAGGCGATGGCGTGCGGCAAACCCGTCATCGGGTCACGGACCGGGGGCATCCAGGAAACGATCGTCGATGATGAAACGGGCCTGCTTTTTGAAACCGGCGACGTCGACGCATTGGCGGCGGCGATGGCGCGATTGGCGGGCGATGCGGACCTGCGGCGATCGATGGGCCAGGCGGGCCGGAAGCGGGCGATCGAGCACTACGACCGTGGTGAGAAGATGGATCAGATCTTGGGGATGCTGAGGGAGTTGGGGGAGTAG
- a CDS encoding PEP-CTERM sorting domain-containing protein (PEP-CTERM proteins occur, often in large numbers, in the proteomes of bacteria that also encode an exosortase, a predicted intramembrane cysteine proteinase. The presence of a PEP-CTERM domain at a protein's C-terminus predicts cleavage within the sorting domain, followed by covalent anchoring to some some component of the (usually Gram-negative) cell surface. Many PEP-CTERM proteins exhibit an unusual sequence composition that includes large numbers of potential glycosylation sites. Expression of one such protein has been shown restore the ability of a bacterium to form floc, a type of biofilm.): MMLTAGNASAAFVLIDNFNGASTDTAAVRSTTGAVGAGSIALTAGDTLSYSNVNGISFGGLAGIPSTTLRLNGISPTGAGIVMTASVNGGTALNSNPFTPVGGFVEWTFAGIDPATVTNIDFAVLVGDFTANGVYAVPEPTTMALIGLAGAGGALGVRRRRKAAAAC, encoded by the coding sequence ATGATGCTGACCGCGGGCAACGCCTCAGCAGCATTTGTCTTGATTGACAATTTTAACGGTGCCTCAACGGACACCGCAGCGGTTCGCAGCACAACTGGTGCGGTTGGCGCTGGCTCGATTGCCCTAACCGCTGGCGATACCCTGAGTTACAGTAACGTGAACGGAATTAGCTTCGGTGGATTGGCCGGCATTCCTTCGACCACCCTTCGCTTGAACGGCATCTCACCGACCGGTGCTGGTATCGTCATGACTGCCAGTGTCAACGGCGGCACCGCCCTCAACAGCAACCCTTTCACCCCCGTTGGCGGTTTTGTGGAATGGACTTTCGCGGGTATTGACCCCGCGACTGTTACGAACATCGATTTCGCAGTGTTGGTGGGAGATTTCACTGCCAACGGCGTTTACGCTGTTCCGGAGCCGACCACGATGGCTTTGATCGGTTTGGCCGGTGCGGGTGGTGCCTTGGGCGTCCGCCGACGCCGCAAGGCTGCTGCCGCCTGCTAG
- the xrtU gene encoding exosortase U has protein sequence MNTPAPSTAPAAASPVDRLPRLSPAQWAVAAAILVTALAVAPPAVNLIRWMVSREYYEHMPWLMLAAAVLAGFRLRANPTPIDITTSWRVMIWTGLAMMMTAGVYILPSRWMAGPAVLSLLMATIHFVGGTAAMLRMRGPMILFLACLPLPVLLDSWFVVRMQQLATWLASVWLDLFGVLHLATGVDIRTPGNNFVVEDACSGIHSMFAAITVGVGYGVLMRYRWYRILAIVVQMVFWVVVANAIRVFTVVYVQSQYGTDLSTGTPHQMIGLATFALGLLLAISSDHFFRYLHPPKSVADDDDDTPADAPDRLLDRPASARGIAIVLGGLAAVAVIGVLAFSQYSRMSKAPRSMQELAATSAIRFDAVGQDYLPAELAGWRQTGFDVNEKTADSIFGGMKSFIWRYTKGARSVLISLDGPYGDWHDLALCYSGVGWDVESRTAIDIADMPGPYKAAELNLDRPPFDRAQVLFACFDPRGASVDPPPDFGDAFYHLVNRLRWGVGDKQDYGGGVVQIQLLDQTPVELSTTQRNRNRELFEAVVRHAFGDAKGAQ, from the coding sequence ATGAACACCCCCGCACCTTCCACCGCGCCGGCCGCCGCGTCCCCCGTGGACCGGTTGCCTCGTCTTTCACCGGCCCAGTGGGCCGTCGCCGCCGCCATCCTGGTCACCGCCCTGGCCGTCGCCCCGCCAGCGGTCAACCTGATTCGCTGGATGGTCAGCCGCGAGTATTACGAACACATGCCCTGGCTGATGCTGGCCGCGGCCGTCTTGGCCGGATTCCGCCTGCGGGCCAACCCGACACCGATCGACATCACGACGTCGTGGCGGGTGATGATTTGGACCGGCTTGGCGATGATGATGACCGCCGGGGTTTACATCTTGCCCAGCCGCTGGATGGCGGGACCCGCGGTGTTGTCGCTGTTGATGGCGACGATCCATTTCGTCGGCGGCACCGCCGCGATGCTGCGGATGCGGGGTCCGATGATCCTGTTTTTGGCCTGTCTGCCGCTTCCGGTCCTGTTGGATTCGTGGTTCGTGGTCCGCATGCAGCAATTGGCCACCTGGTTGGCCAGTGTTTGGTTGGACCTGTTCGGCGTATTGCATTTGGCCACCGGCGTCGACATCCGCACCCCCGGCAACAATTTCGTCGTCGAAGACGCGTGCAGCGGCATTCATTCGATGTTCGCCGCGATCACGGTCGGGGTCGGCTATGGCGTGCTGATGCGTTACCGCTGGTACCGCATCCTGGCCATCGTCGTGCAAATGGTGTTTTGGGTCGTGGTGGCCAACGCGATCCGTGTCTTCACCGTCGTTTACGTGCAATCCCAATACGGCACGGACCTGTCGACCGGGACGCCGCACCAGATGATCGGTTTGGCGACGTTTGCCCTGGGGTTGTTGCTGGCGATCAGCAGCGATCATTTTTTCCGCTACCTGCATCCGCCCAAATCGGTTGCCGACGATGACGATGACACACCGGCCGACGCCCCGGATCGATTGCTGGACCGTCCCGCATCGGCCCGCGGGATCGCCATCGTGCTGGGCGGATTGGCGGCCGTGGCGGTGATCGGCGTGCTGGCGTTCTCGCAATATTCACGGATGTCCAAAGCCCCGCGGTCGATGCAGGAATTGGCCGCGACATCGGCCATCCGGTTTGATGCGGTCGGCCAGGATTATTTGCCTGCGGAATTGGCGGGTTGGCGACAAACGGGGTTTGACGTCAACGAAAAAACCGCGGACAGCATTTTCGGCGGGATGAAAAGCTTCATCTGGCGATACACCAAGGGGGCCCGCAGCGTGCTGATCAGCTTGGACGGCCCCTATGGCGACTGGCACGATTTGGCCCTGTGTTACAGCGGTGTCGGCTGGGACGTCGAATCCCGTACGGCGATCGACATCGCCGACATGCCGGGCCCGTACAAGGCGGCGGAATTGAACCTGGACCGGCCGCCGTTTGACCGCGCCCAGGTCTTGTTCGCCTGTTTCGATCCCCGGGGTGCCAGCGTCGATCCGCCGCCAGATTTCGGGGACGCGTTCTATCATTTGGTCAACCGATTGCGGTGGGGCGTTGGTGACAAGCAGGATTACGGCGGCGGTGTGGTCCAGATTCAATTACTGGATCAAACGCCCGTGGAATTAAGTACGACCCAGCGGAACCGTAACCGTGAATTGTTCGAAGCGGTCGTCCGTCACGCATTCGGCGACGCCAAGGGGGCCCAGTGA
- a CDS encoding tetratricopeptide repeat protein: protein MFGWWQRYRLRRQMRASSAPPGQRGFWGTVLSPVTWILSLPGRLFSGLGHSAQTLMDFLASSRRSPKDLLLAVPAMLALVAVMAATAMGHSKQSGNGQRYWIRGNQLLQDGDHAAAQDMLRKALGGDNINRRDVVFSLARAYEDAGDAQRADALMESLATVGTAGHPSAHRYLAIRTARQVAATKQVDDLVAWQWHLSHADQPESPELQKSWGYYYLIAGDLESSADHFRRAAEDDPSMWLQVAEIQARMNDMDAVRVSLATARQQLEKQFLKDPANNQNRLLYATSLFYIGDLPNAERLLKQGIDQQEDDASFRKLLAAVFVRMFDVEAAGDGGIGKAFRYLAYALQYDPGYQPALQRLVTVARSSPDRLDISRKIMRKLIADGEASAMGHFALGSLEWIAGNQDLAKLNMTQAITLDPKLAVVANNLAYLMAQEESPDLDSALNLADQAVDAEPGNADFLDTRAMVHKQRGDMAAAAADYQRALESSTNPNPIRMELAEIYDQLGDPEMAAQFRAAAQ, encoded by the coding sequence ATGTTTGGTTGGTGGCAACGTTATCGGCTGCGACGACAAATGCGGGCGTCATCCGCCCCGCCCGGACAACGTGGATTTTGGGGAACGGTGTTGTCACCGGTCACCTGGATTCTGTCGCTGCCCGGTCGTCTGTTTTCCGGTCTGGGGCATTCGGCCCAGACGCTGATGGATTTCTTGGCATCGTCGCGCCGATCGCCCAAGGACCTGTTGTTGGCTGTGCCAGCAATGTTGGCCTTGGTGGCGGTGATGGCGGCCACGGCGATGGGCCATTCGAAACAATCGGGCAACGGTCAACGGTACTGGATTCGGGGCAATCAATTGCTGCAGGACGGTGACCACGCGGCCGCCCAGGACATGCTGCGCAAGGCGCTGGGCGGGGACAACATCAACCGCCGCGACGTCGTGTTTTCGCTGGCCCGAGCGTACGAAGATGCCGGTGACGCCCAGCGTGCCGACGCCCTGATGGAATCGTTGGCGACCGTGGGAACCGCCGGACACCCGTCGGCCCACCGTTACCTGGCGATCCGAACGGCGCGTCAGGTGGCCGCCACCAAACAGGTCGACGACTTGGTCGCCTGGCAATGGCACCTGTCCCATGCCGACCAGCCGGAATCACCGGAACTGCAAAAATCATGGGGCTATTACTACCTGATCGCGGGCGACTTGGAATCCTCGGCCGACCATTTTCGCCGTGCGGCGGAGGACGACCCATCGATGTGGTTGCAGGTGGCCGAGATCCAGGCCCGCATGAACGACATGGACGCCGTCCGCGTTTCGTTGGCGACCGCTCGCCAGCAACTGGAAAAACAGTTCCTGAAGGACCCGGCGAATAACCAAAACCGCTTGCTGTACGCGACCAGTTTGTTTTACATCGGCGACCTGCCCAACGCGGAACGGTTGCTGAAACAGGGCATCGACCAGCAGGAGGACGACGCATCGTTCCGTAAATTGCTGGCCGCGGTATTCGTGCGGATGTTCGACGTCGAAGCCGCCGGGGACGGTGGAATCGGCAAAGCGTTTCGGTACTTGGCCTATGCCCTGCAATACGACCCCGGTTATCAACCGGCCCTGCAGCGGTTGGTCACTGTCGCCCGATCGTCGCCCGATCGCCTGGACATCAGCCGCAAGATCATGCGCAAGCTGATCGCCGATGGCGAGGCGTCCGCGATGGGTCACTTTGCCCTTGGCAGCCTGGAATGGATCGCGGGCAACCAAGACTTGGCAAAGCTGAACATGACCCAAGCGATCACCTTGGATCCCAAGCTGGCCGTGGTGGCAAACAACCTGGCGTACCTGATGGCCCAAGAAGAATCGCCGGATTTGGATTCGGCGTTGAACTTGGCCGACCAAGCCGTGGATGCCGAACCCGGCAACGCGGATTTCCTGGACACCCGTGCGATGGTTCACAAGCAGCGGGGTGACATGGCGGCGGCCGCGGCGGATTACCAGCGAGCGTTGGAATCATCGACCAATCCGAATCCGATTCGGATGGAATTGGCCGAGATCTACGATCAGTTGGGCGATCCGGAGATGGCGGCGCAATTCCGGGCCGCGGCGCAGTGA